In a single window of the Frondihabitans peucedani genome:
- a CDS encoding sensor histidine kinase encodes MIFRRIPSHQVVIDSVAGLVLGLVTLPFDLHSNPFSILITAGMVVAMAFRRLSPATALGLAWATAAFEMLTLSTPQISNLAICAVLYASAAYGSPRVKWLGLGSVGVGAAIGMFYVTFAQLALFGVLHDVSTTTDLVRLLLQIGITFLGFLALLGLPWVGGQLARTRYAARESRDAQLVAEREAARAEREAARAEGDAARAAREAARAERDIAVEQERTRIARDMHDVVAHSLAVVIAQADGARYAYKADPESVEENLGTIASTAREALVEVRVLLGQLRHSQGAAPQPVLGDLEKLVEQMTTAGLTIDLRSSGTPAQLGSNRQLAIYRIVQESLTNVLRHGDTTATVDVLFDWRPDDVIVVVASSLLPTAPLDPEALTTSGQYRPDERRGHGVVGMRERATLAGGTLTTHQAGGRFIVRAGIPSTALTQEVRLR; translated from the coding sequence GTGATCTTCCGCCGCATCCCCTCCCACCAGGTCGTCATCGACTCGGTGGCGGGTCTCGTCCTCGGCCTGGTCACGCTCCCGTTCGACCTGCACTCCAACCCGTTCTCGATCCTGATCACGGCGGGGATGGTCGTGGCGATGGCGTTCCGACGCCTGTCGCCCGCGACGGCCCTGGGGCTCGCCTGGGCCACGGCCGCGTTCGAGATGCTCACCCTGTCGACGCCGCAGATCTCGAACCTCGCGATCTGCGCGGTCCTCTACGCCTCGGCCGCCTACGGCAGCCCGCGGGTCAAGTGGCTGGGCCTCGGGTCGGTCGGGGTCGGTGCCGCGATCGGCATGTTCTACGTCACGTTCGCGCAGCTCGCGCTCTTCGGGGTGCTCCACGACGTCAGCACGACCACCGACCTGGTCCGGCTCCTGCTCCAGATCGGCATCACGTTCCTCGGCTTCCTGGCGCTCCTCGGGCTGCCGTGGGTCGGCGGCCAGCTGGCCCGGACCCGGTACGCCGCGCGCGAGAGCCGCGACGCGCAGCTCGTCGCCGAGCGGGAGGCTGCGCGCGCCGAGCGGGAGGCCGCTCGCGCCGAGGGCGACGCCGCGAGAGCCGCCCGCGAGGCGGCGAGAGCCGAGCGCGACATCGCGGTCGAGCAGGAGCGGACGCGGATCGCGCGCGACATGCACGACGTCGTCGCGCACTCGCTCGCCGTCGTCATCGCCCAGGCCGACGGCGCCCGCTACGCCTACAAGGCCGACCCCGAGTCCGTCGAGGAGAATCTCGGCACCATCGCCTCGACCGCCCGCGAGGCGCTCGTCGAGGTGCGGGTCCTCCTGGGGCAGCTCCGCCACAGCCAGGGCGCCGCGCCGCAGCCGGTCCTGGGCGACCTCGAGAAGCTCGTCGAGCAGATGACCACGGCCGGTCTCACCATCGACCTCCGCTCGAGCGGCACTCCCGCACAGCTCGGGAGCAACCGCCAGCTCGCGATCTACCGGATCGTCCAGGAGTCGCTCACCAACGTCCTCCGCCACGGAGACACGACGGCGACGGTCGACGTGCTGTTTGACTGGCGTCCCGACGACGTCATCGTCGTGGTCGCCAGCTCGCTCCTGCCCACGGCTCCGCTCGATCCCGAGGCTCTCACCACCAGCGGGCAGTACCGGCCCGACGAGCGGCGCGGCCACGGCGTGGTCGGCATGCGCGAGCGCGCCACCCTCGCCGGCGGCACCCTCACCACCCATCA
- the era gene encoding GTPase Era, producing MTTSPDYRAGFVSFVGRPNVGKSTLTNALVGEKVAITSSKPQTTRRAIRGIVHHANGQLVLVDTPGMHRPRTLLGERLNSVVQDTLGEVDVIGFCVPADEKLGPGDRFINEQLDSFPRAKKVAIVTKIDAASKAAVAEQLLAVSSLRDWEAIVPLSAVSRIQLDTVASELIKLLPVSPQLYPSEQVTEELLEDRVSEFIREAALEGVQDELPHSLAVTIDDIVERDDRELVEVYANLFVERDSQKGIIIGHKGQRLREVGERARAQIEPLVGKQVFLSIRVKVAKDWQRDPKQLGRLGF from the coding sequence ATGACCACCAGCCCCGACTACCGCGCCGGGTTCGTCTCGTTCGTCGGCCGCCCGAACGTCGGCAAGTCGACCCTGACGAACGCCCTCGTGGGCGAGAAGGTGGCGATCACCTCCTCGAAGCCCCAGACGACCAGGCGCGCCATCCGCGGCATCGTGCACCACGCCAACGGCCAGCTCGTCCTCGTCGACACCCCCGGCATGCACCGGCCGCGCACCCTGCTCGGCGAGCGTCTCAACAGCGTCGTCCAAGACACGCTCGGCGAGGTCGACGTGATCGGCTTCTGCGTGCCGGCCGACGAGAAGCTCGGACCCGGCGACCGCTTCATCAACGAGCAGCTCGACTCGTTCCCGCGGGCCAAGAAGGTCGCGATCGTCACGAAGATCGACGCGGCCTCCAAGGCGGCCGTCGCCGAGCAGCTGCTCGCGGTGAGCTCTCTCCGCGACTGGGAGGCCATCGTGCCTCTGTCGGCCGTCAGCAGGATCCAGCTCGACACCGTCGCATCCGAGCTGATCAAGCTGCTGCCGGTCTCGCCGCAGCTCTACCCGAGCGAGCAGGTGACCGAGGAGCTCCTCGAAGACCGGGTGTCGGAGTTCATCCGCGAGGCCGCCCTCGAGGGCGTGCAAGACGAGCTGCCGCACTCGCTCGCCGTGACCATCGACGACATCGTCGAGCGAGACGACCGCGAGCTCGTCGAGGTCTACGCGAACCTGTTCGTCGAGCGCGACAGCCAGAAGGGCATCATCATCGGCCACAAGGGCCAGCGCCTCCGCGAGGTGGGGGAGCGGGCCCGCGCTCAGATCGAGCCGCTGGTCGGCAAGCAGGTGTTCCTGTCGATCCGGGTCAAGGTCGCCAAAGACTGGCAGCGCGACCCGAAGCAGCTCGGCCGCCTCGGATTCTGA